One stretch of Nicotiana tabacum cultivar K326 chromosome 18, ASM71507v2, whole genome shotgun sequence DNA includes these proteins:
- the LOC107771969 gene encoding uncharacterized protein LOC107771969 isoform X3, with protein sequence MKSVHGRHERKLILLNNLNQPVGPRDAVVTEFGSFLSTLARNATLCPLDILDWRKMDTKEDIWEYTKEKDKKTSDPLSAKEVFVATRKRKVGRSYKSADEDTTSKIAEMEEIEAQQNKNGNESVEAFASVMGPEHPGRLRLYGRGVTRTSLRGKVRCFEPSSNTSNSIQKLEEKIQRMEEKIEEHKATIRQEAVADVLARLQRLGIDIDANIILAALGDNSLGEAPSAQQTALQPICHPSTGTNKEGQLIPGL encoded by the exons ATGAAAAGTGTACATGGACGACATGAGCGTAAATTGATTTTACTTAACAACTTAAATCAACCCGTCGGTCCTCGTGACGCAGTTGTGACAGAGTTTGGAAGCTTCCTCAGCACATTGGCAAGGAATGCGACTCTATGTCCTCTTGATATTTTGGATTGGAGGAAGATGGACACAAAAGAGGATATATGGGAATATACCAAG GAAAAAGACAAGAAAACTTCGGATCCTTTATCAGCAAAGGAAGTCTTTGTTgctacaaggaaaagaaaagttgGGCGATCATACAAGTCCGCGGATGAAGATACAACTAGTAAAATT GCTGAAATGGAGGAAATTGAAGCACAACAAAACAAAAATGGCAATGAGTCTGTTGAGGCATTTGCATCTGTCATGGGACCTGAACATCCGGGACGTCTGAGATTGTATGGACGGGGGGTTACAAGAACTTCTTTGAGAGGGAAAGTAAGATGTTTTGAACCCTCTTCGAATACTTCAAATTCTATACAAAAATTGGAGGAGAAGATACAAAGAATGGAGGAAAAAATTGAGGAACACAAGGCAACTATCCGTCAAGAAGCTGTTGCAGATGTCCTTGCACGACTTCAGCGTTTAGGAATTGATATTGATGCTAACATTATTCTAGCGGCATTGGGTGATAATTCATTGGGAGAAGCTCCATCTGCTCAGCAAACCGCACTGCAACCAATTTGTCATCCATCTACTGGTACCAACAAAGAAGGCCAACTCATTCCAG GGTTATAG
- the LOC107771969 gene encoding uncharacterized protein LOC107771969 isoform X2, translating into MHIEKNICDSILGTLLEIDEKSKDHVNSRYDLQEMGIRKELQPIQDVVSGTISLAKACFYMNPEDKRPFCTVFKNAKLPKGCASNISRCVHEKEMKISGYKSHDAHFIMHYLLQVAVRKSLPKNISLALIRLGNFFRAICAKVVRREDLDRLQTEINEITYLIDMSQERPSKPKRKTSATYTKPGTMTSLANQIRTSFSQKYVVPARQSNKERPNIIVENLPGAVAHAQTRSTTSAKYVVAARQSNKERLNIIEENLLVPQYSEVPAHVQTRSTTPTTKVIEEQVEEQV; encoded by the exons ATGCACATTGAGAAAAATATATGTGATAGTATTCTTGGGACATTATTGGAGATAGATGAAAAGTCAAAAGATCATGTAAATTCTCGTTACGATTTGCAAGAAATGGGAATACGAAAAGAGCTTCAACCAATACAAGATGTTGTAAGTGGAACAATTTCATTGGCTAAAGCTTGTTTCTACATGAATCCAGAAGATAAGAGGCCATTTTGCACCGtctttaaaaatgccaaattgCCAAAAGGCTGTGCCTCGAATATATCACGTTGTGTGCATgagaaagagatgaaaatatCGGGGTACAAGAGTCATGATGCTCATTTTATAATGCATTACTTGCTCCAAGTTGCTGTTAGAAAATCATTACCCAAGAATATTTCTTTGGCATTGATTAGATTGGGAAACTTCTTTAGAGCCATATGTGCTAAGGTTGTAAGGCGAGAGGATCTTGATAGATTGCAGACTGAAATTAATGAAATTACAT ATTTGATAGATATGAGTCAAGAAAGACCTTCAAAGCCCAAAAGAAAGACAAGCGCAACATACACAAAACCTGGAACAATGACATCTTTGGCAAACCAAATAAGGACTTCGTTTAGCCAAAAATATGTTGTTCCCGCTAGACAATCAAACAAAGAGCGGCCGAATATTATTGTAGAGAATCTGCCAGGAGCAGTAGCCCATGCACAAACTAGATCAACCACTTCTGCAAAATATGTTGTTGCTGCTAGACAATCAAACAAAGAGCGTCTGAATATCATCGAAGAGAATCTGCTAGTGCCACAATATTCAGAAGTACCAGCCCATGTACAAACAAGATCAACCACTCCTACAACAAAAGTAATAGAGGAACAAGTAGAGGAACAAGTTTAG
- the LOC107771969 gene encoding uncharacterized protein LOC107771969 isoform X4 gives MEKDKKTSDPLSAKEVFVATRKRKVGRSYKSADEDTTSKIAEMEEIEAQQNKNGNESVEAFASVMGPEHPGRLRLYGRGVTRTSLRGKVRCFEPSSNTSNSIQKLEEKIQRMEEKIEEHKATIRQEAVADVLARLQRLGIDIDANIILAALGDNSLGEAPSAQQTALQPICHPSTGTNKEGQLIPGL, from the exons ATG GAAAAAGACAAGAAAACTTCGGATCCTTTATCAGCAAAGGAAGTCTTTGTTgctacaaggaaaagaaaagttgGGCGATCATACAAGTCCGCGGATGAAGATACAACTAGTAAAATT GCTGAAATGGAGGAAATTGAAGCACAACAAAACAAAAATGGCAATGAGTCTGTTGAGGCATTTGCATCTGTCATGGGACCTGAACATCCGGGACGTCTGAGATTGTATGGACGGGGGGTTACAAGAACTTCTTTGAGAGGGAAAGTAAGATGTTTTGAACCCTCTTCGAATACTTCAAATTCTATACAAAAATTGGAGGAGAAGATACAAAGAATGGAGGAAAAAATTGAGGAACACAAGGCAACTATCCGTCAAGAAGCTGTTGCAGATGTCCTTGCACGACTTCAGCGTTTAGGAATTGATATTGATGCTAACATTATTCTAGCGGCATTGGGTGATAATTCATTGGGAGAAGCTCCATCTGCTCAGCAAACCGCACTGCAACCAATTTGTCATCCATCTACTGGTACCAACAAAGAAGGCCAACTCATTCCAG GGTTATAG
- the LOC107771969 gene encoding zinc finger BED domain-containing protein RICESLEEPER 2-like isoform X1 has protein sequence MMSGKHLHVRCMAHILNLIVKDGLKELDASVTRVRHIVRYVRSSPARTLKFKQCCAHVKVECTKTLCSDVPTKWNSTYLMLDTTQHFEKAFDKLHLFDDGFSAYQCSHLCEDGGNAGPLESDDLVNVRNVIEFLARFHELTKKVSGSRYVTCNSHFEDVSELYCHLKMCLASVDEHLRKMAQQMQEKFKKYWGEPEKMNKMIFIASVLDPRNKFEYVEGALEELFGEEKGKKINAEVYAYMNSLFGEYLKKYSTESCPQSPSSSTSSNNTSNTPSGSVISASKLRTKLSLKKQKEDNGSGGAKSELDKYISEEQEPFSEEFDILSWWKTHAPRFPILSELARDVLAIPISSVASECAFSTGGRILDSFRSSLTPKCVQALICVQDWLREEKNPTSVEEDLKYLEELELDMENNGSTTSIV, from the exons ATGATGAGTGGTAAACATCTTCATGTGAGATGCATGGCTCATATACTAAATCTAATTGTGAAAGATGGTTTGAAAGAACTTGATGCTTCTGTGACACGTGTTAGACATATTGTGAGGTATGTGAGATCTTCGCCTGCAAGGACCTTAAAGTTTAAACAGTGTTGTGCACATGTAAAGGTAGAATGTACCAAAACGCTGTGTTCGGATGTTCCTACCAAGTGGAATTCCACCTATTTGATGTTGGATACAACACAACACTTTGAAAAAGCCTTTGACAAGTTGCATCTTTTTGATGATGGATTTTCTGCATATCAATGTTCTCATCTTTGTGAAGATGGTGGTAATGCAGGTCCTCTTGAATCTGATGATTTGGTGAATGTGAGGAATGTGATAGAGTTTCTTGCAAGATTTCACGAGCTAACTAAAAAAGTTTCAGGTTCACGTTATGTCACTTGTAATTCTCATTTTGAGGATGTATCTGAACTTTATTGTCATTTGAAAATGTGTTTAGCTAGTGTGGATGAGCATTTGAGAAAAATGGCTCAGCAAAtgcaagaaaagttcaagaagtattggggtgagcctgaaaagatgaataaaatgatttttattgcttccgtCTTGGATCCACGTAACAAATTTGAATATGTTGAGGGAGCACTTGAAGAACTTTTTGGggaggaaaaagggaagaaaataaatgcTGAGGTGTATGCTTATATGAATTCTTTGTTTGGAGAGTATCTAAAAAAGTATTCAACCGAATCTTGTCCTCAATCTCCATCTAGTTCTACTTCATCTAACAACACATCTAATACCCCTAGTGGGAGTGTTATAAGTGCATCAAAACTAAGGACTAAGCTTAGCttgaagaaacaaaaggaagacAATGGAAGTGGGGGTGCTAAATCGGAGTTGGATAAATACATTAGTGAAGAACAAGAGCCTTTTAGTGAAGAATTTGATATCTTGAGTTGGTGGAAAACACATGCTCCTAGATTTCCTATTCTTTCGGAGTTGGCTCGTGATGTGTTGGCAATTCCAATTTCTAGTGTGGCGTCAGAATGCGCGTTTAGCACTGGTGGCcgtattcttgattcatttaggagttcattgactcctaaATGTGTGCAAGCTCTTATTTGTGTTCAAGATTGGCTTAGAGAAGAGAAGAATCCTACTAGTGTTGAAGAAGACTTGAAGTATCTTGAGGAACTCGAGCTTG atatggaaaataatggaagcactactagcattgtttga